The following nucleotide sequence is from Corylus avellana chromosome ca7, CavTom2PMs-1.0.
AGTGTAGAAACTTGAAAATATAGTTATAAGGGTCACATTTGCTATTTACTTCCACACGAGTGAAAACAAGATATGGGAGCTTATGGACTCTCAAAAGAGATAAATGTTGATTCTGctttgatttgaaaaatgtgGGTTTCTTGTTAAATGTATAACACCAGGAAAAATGCACGTACTGGTATTTTCAAGTAACAAATAATATGAAGTAGGCTGTTGTGGAGTTTGTTAATATGATACCTACTCTATTGTTGGTATCAAATATAATTGGTCATGGTTTAACTGTTATTTTCAAGTAACAAATAACTTTATCCATCGTATTTACTTAATTAAATTGTATGGTAAACTTTTTGAAAAGTGTCTTGTGTTTTCaaagtaaaaaaacattaaacatgctattttgagagaaatatatatatatatatatatatatatatatatatacaagaaggGGTGGTCAAGCAGCTAGTTGTGTCCTATTGGTGTGGGTGTGGCCAAGCAGCTACACTCTCTCCTCCATTGGGAGTGGCTATGTAGCCAcctttatttcttaaaattattattttgtaattagaAGTCAGCCTCTAcacatgaaaaataaacacatgttctctcaaaatattcctataagaTGGTGTGGGAAgttttctaacaattttttttaaaagtgttttgcATTTTGACAACATGAAAAAACCAAATGCCTCTGCCCTGTCCTTGTGGttgaaaagtgtgtttttgtgtttgaaaagagaaaagactTTTTTGGAAACTTTAGCAAACATATCCCNNNNNNNNNNNNNNNNNNNNNNNNNNNNNNNNNNNNNNNNNNNNNNNNNNNNNNNNNNNNNNNNNNNNNNNNNNNNNNNNNNNNNNNNNNNNNNNNNNNNAGCCAATAGTACCCTTTATTCCAACTGTGCTAGTTTGATTTTGGGAAACATCATTTGTTGTAGAGAGGATTcttgccaaaccaaaatcacttaTTTTAGCAATCATGTCATCGTCAAGAAGAACATTGCTtggcttcaaatcacaatgaatgATTGGTATTTCACAATGATCATGAAGATAATTTAGTGCAGAAGCTACATCAATCGCAATATTTAGTCGTTGAAGGAGGTTCAAATAGCTTGGTGGGCTTCCACTGTCTCTATCATGGTGCAGCCACTTGTCTAAGTTTCCATTTGCCATGAATTCGTAAACTAGTGCTTTGAATTCATTGCCATTATAGTCCACGCTTGAGCAACAAGTTAAGATCTTCACAAGATTTCGATGCCGTATATTTCTTAACGCATTGCATTCCGCTATGAAACTTTTGGAAGCTCCTTTTTGTTGAAGGTTCAGTACTTTCACAGCAACCATCTTTTTTTCTTGACCAATAATTCCTTTATATACGGAGCTAAAACTACCAGATCCAATTAAATTGGTAGGAGAAAATCCGTCAGTAGTTTGATAAAGCTCCTTGTAAGAAACATTTGAAAGAAAGTTGGTTTTGGGGAGTGTAGAAGatgattctttttttgattttctccgCCTATAAAGGAcaagaaatgatgaaaatagaataaaacataaaaccccACTAACAATTATGGCAGTTAATTTGAATACATGAGATTTTTCTTCCTTCATAACTTCGACATGGCATGCTTGTAGTTTTAGTTCTCGGATACCTCCACAAAGCTTTTTATTTCCTATCACTGATATTCCACTTGTATTTCGAAAGACCCCCTCGGTTGGTACCTCCCCCACCAAATTGTTAAATGAAAGATTCAAATACAACAGAACAGAAACTTTTTGTAGATCTTTGGGAATTATTCCTGAAAAGTTGTTTCGTGAAAGATTTGCATAGTGAAGGTCTTTCAAGGATGCCAAAGATGGAGGAAGGTTTCCTTCAAACGAATTACCTTGCAAGTAAAGATTCTGCAAACTCAagcaatttccaatggtttcaGGAATCTCACCAAGGAAATTGTTTTCAGAGACATCAAAAtagtaaatatttttcaaattgcctACTTCCATAGGTAGGATGCCCGTTAATGAGTTGTGTGATAAGTCGAGTCTTAGTAATTGAGTAGAAAGACTCGTTTCGGGTATGGCTCCGCTAAggttattttttgaaatatttaaaagCTGCAAACTCTTGCAGTTTCCAAAACTTGATGGAATGCTCCCTTCCAATTTGTTCTGATATAAATTAAGATCGACCAATCGAG
It contains:
- the LOC132188133 gene encoding putative receptor-like protein kinase At3g47110 → MTLLCFQPAATAAASPTNETDRVALLKFKEMIPNDPFNIFTSWNDSIHLCNWQGVTCGRKHQRVTGLELSGYTLGGSISPYIGNLSFLSFVNFSGNFLHGEIPQQLTHLFRLKRLNLSSNLLAGEIPSNFTNCPQLRFLDFKMNNLTGNIPVELGSLKRLVFLGVSTNHLTGGIPPSLGNVSSLQALDFSLNYFVGNIPDEMGHLQRLVYFGVVENDMFGTFPYSFFNISTLKSIEVGGNNRLNGTLPANIGLTLSNLRNLNIGYDEFSGPIPVSLSNASQLEFLYLSANNFVGQVPTDLGNLQNLFVLAIGGNNLGINSAKDLDFLTSLENCTKLEALDFSLNNFGGSLPDSIGNLSKQLSGLYVGGNQISGIIPATLENLINLRIFGMEENLFTGTIPTYFGKLQKLQGLFFSGNRLLGDIPSSLGNLTRLVDLNLYQNKLEGSIPSSFGNCKSLQLLNISKNNLSGAIPETSLSTQLLRLDLSHNSLTGILPMEVGNLKNIYYFDVSENNFLGEIPETIGNCLSLQNLYLQGNSFEGNLPPSLASLKDLHYANLSRNNFSGIIPKDLQKVSVLLYLNLSFNNLVGEVPTEGVFRNTSGISVIGNKKLCGGIRELKLQACHVEVMKEEKSHVFKLTAIIVSGVLCFILFSSFLVLYRRRKSKKESSSTLPKTNFLSNVSYKELYQTTDGFSPTNLIGSGSFSSVYKGIIGQEKKMVAVKVLNLQQKGASKSFIAECNALRNIRHRNLVKILTCCSSVDYNGNEFKALVYEFMANGNLDKWLHHDRDSGSPPSYLNLLQRLNIAIDVASALNYLHDHCEIPIIHCDLKPSNVLLDDDMIAKISDFGLARILSTTNDVSQNQTSTVGIKGTIEADF